In Blastococcus saxobsidens DD2, the genomic stretch CGCCGGCCCTTGTCGGGCACGCCGGCGGCACCGGCGGGATCTACGGCCCGACCGCGGTCGCTCTGCACGTCCTGGGCGTGGTCCTGTGGGCGGGAGGACTGGTCGCCCTCCTGGTCTGCCGCTCGATCAGTGTCGGAGCCGCCGGTGCCGCCGTCTCCCGGTTCAGCCGGCTCGCCGGACCGCTGGCGTTGCTCGTCGGTGGGAGCGGGGTACTCACCGCGCTGACCCGGCTGTCCGACCCGGCACAGGCGCTGGGCTCCAGCTATGGGTTGCTGGTCATGATCAAGCTGGTGGCGTTCGTGGGCTTGATCGTGGTCGGGGCGTGGCATCGGCGCTGGACCATGCCTGCCCTCGTCGCCGGACGTCCGGCAGCGTTCCTCCGGCTGCTCTCCGTGGAGGTGGTGCTCTTCGGAGCCACCATGGGGGTGGCCGTCGGCCTCAGCCGCACACCGCCCCCGACGCCCCCCGCCGCGGCCCAGGGCGGCGGAAGCCATGCCGCTGCTGACGTCGTCGTGCCGGCCCCGCCGTCGCCCGCCGCGTTGCTGGACGTCCATCCGGGCCTCGTGTTCCCCGTCCTGACCGCAGCGGCGATCGGGTTGTATCTCGCCGGCGTCCGGCGGATGTCCGCCCGAGGACGTCCGTGGCCAAGGCTGCGGACCCTCGCCTGGTCCGCGAGCTGGGCGCTGGTCCTCCTCGTGACCAGCAGCGGGCTCGCCGGCTATGGCGGGGTGCTGTCGAGCGTGCACGTCCTCCAGCACTTCACCCTGTCCCTCGCCGCGCCGCTGCTGATGGTGCTGGCCCGACCGGGCCGGCTTGCCATGACCGCCCTGCGGCCCTCGACGGGGCAGGACCTGCGAGGACCGCGGGAGTGGCTGGTGGCGCTCCGTGGTCGTCCGGTGATGGGGGCAGCTCTGCACCCGATGGTCGCTCTACCGGTCTACCTGGTGGTGAACCACTCCGTCTACGTCTCCGGGCTGTACGGCTGGCTACTACGGTCCGAGGCCGCCGACGTCGTCTTCTTCACCCTGTTCCTGATCAGTGGGACGCTCTTCTTCCGCGCGCTGCTCGGCCCCGCCGGACCGGACACCGCAACGGCGCCGAGACCCCCCGTCGTCCTCGCCGCGCTGGCAGGGTGGGCGGCCGTCCACGGTGCGGTTGCGCTCGTGGTGCTCCGCAGCGGCCCGCTCCTGGCCGCCGAGTGGTGGAGTCAGCTGCTACGCCTCTGGGGGCCGATGCCGATCGAGGACCAGCAGACCGCCGGACGGATCGCGGCGACCTACGGGGTGGCCATGCTCTTCGCCACCGTCCTCGCCATCCTGTGGCGGCGAAGCCGTCGGCCGGGGGCGCCTCCGGCCGCTGCATGCAGCGCCGCACCTGTCCAGGGCGCGCCACAGGTGCAGGGGACCCGCTGATCGCCACGCCGGGGCAACAAGCCGGCGGATGCGCTTGCGGGGCCGTCCGGCGATCGGCTTTACTAGCCTGGATAGTAGTAAGACCACGTCTGCGAGCGCAGGGAGAAACGACATGCTCAGGTCGATGCGGTGCTGCCTGAACCCGAAGGTCATCGGGGGTCTGATCGCCGCAGGCGTGGCGCTCTGGCTGATGGCCCCGGCCGCCAGTACCGCGGCACTTCCGCTGCTCATCGCGCTGGTCTGCCCCCTGTCCATGGGCGTGATGATGTGGCAGATGAATCGCGGCGGCGGTAGTTGTGGCGCCTCGAGTGGGGGCCGCTCTGCGGCAGCCCCCTCCGTCGACGTCGACGAGGAGCTGCGGCAGGCGCGCGAGGAGGTCTCGATCGCCCGGGCCCGCCAGCAGCTGGGTGACCGGGGCAATCAGGCGCCCGCCTGACAGGGCAGGCGCGCCGCTGACGCGGGCGCCCACCGGCGGGACGGACTCTCACCGCGCTACGAGGCGTGTGGTGGGGCCCTCTCGGGGTGGTGACCGCGGAGGCGGTCACACCGTTCAGGACGAGGACGTGGCGACGTAGGAGATGATCGTCGCCATGCCGGTGCCCATGTGGTAGGCGTTGTGGCAGTGGGTCAGCCACTGACCCGGATTGTCGGCCGTGAAGTCGACGATCACCCGTTCCCCCGGCGCCACCATCACCGTGTCCTTCACCGCACCGGCGAACAAGGGGAGGCGGTTCCGCGCCGGATCTCGCAGGTCACCGGCAGTTGCTCCCGGGAAGAGGTCACCAGAACCTCGCACGGTGAAACTGTGGCCGTGCACATGCATCGGGTGGTACATCGGAGTCTGGTTGACCAGCTCCAGTCGGACCCGCTGGCCCTCCCGGATGGCCGCGGGCGTGATGCCGGAGAAGGGGCGCCGGTGGTCGTAGCTCTGGGCATTGATGCGCCAGGCGAAGCTGAACATGTCTCCGGTGAGATGGAGGGTGTGGGTCACGTCCGGGGGCAGGTCGTCCTGGTCAACGGTGGGCGCCGCGCGGAGGTCGGTGAGCCGGAGCAGTCGCCCACTCAGCTCACGGGGAGCCGCAGCGGCTGACGGGGCTGCACCGCTGGCAGTGCGGACCACTCCGAGCGCCTGGGCCCCATGGCCTTCTGCCACCGCCACCAGCGGGAAGGCCCCGTCTCCGAGGGTGACGAGCACGTCATAGCGCTCGCCGGCGCCGATGTGGAGGTTGTCGACCGTGATCGGCTCGACCGGGAACCCGTCGGTATGGGTGACGGTCAGCCGGTGGCCTCCGAGAGCTACCCGGAAGGTGGTCGTCCCGGCGGCACTGATCAGCCGGATTCGTGCTCGTTGACCCGGCCTGGCGGCGAACGTCTCGGGGTCCGTGGGCAGGTGCCCGTTCAGGAGGTAGAACGGGTACCGCACGCTGTCGGCCATGCGCGACGCTGCGGACACTGGCGTCTCGGAACCTGTCAAGCCGGTTGAGACAAGATCGCGTTAGTTGTTCTGGATGAGGGCCTCCCTGCTGGGCTGGTTGATCCAGGCGGCGGTCGGCAGCGGTGGCGGGGTGGGGCGCCGGTGGCCGAAGCGGGTGGGGTTGGCCGCGTAGGCCGCTGCCAGGGTCGCGGCCCGCTGGGCGCGGACCTCACCGGCGGTGCCGTGGTGCACCGAGGCCGGGGTGTGCAGCCCGAGCCCGGAGTGGCGGTGGTCGTGGTTGTAGTAGGCGAAGAACGCCTCGCAGAACGCGCGGGCGTCGGCCAGGCAGCCGAACCGGTCGGGGAAGACCGGGGCGTACTTCAGCGTCTTGAACGCCGACTCGCTGAACGGGTTGTCGTTGGAGACGTGCGGCCGGGAGTGGGAGCGGGCCACGCCGAGGTCGACCAGCAGCTGGGCGACCGGCTTGGAGGTCATTGAGGTGCCGCGGTCGGCGTGCACGCTGCCCGGAGCGCCGTGCACGGCGACCGCGTCGGCGATCAGGGCCTTGGCGATGTCGGCGTCCTCGCGGGCGGCGACGGTCCAGCCCACGACGTAGCGGGAGAAGATGTCGAGCACGACGTAGAGGTCGTAGTAGACGCCGCGCTGCGGTCCGCGCAGCTTGGTGATGTCCCAGCTCCACACCTGCCCTGGCGCGGTGGCCAGCAGCTCGGGCTTGGCCCGCGGCGGATGGGTGGCCTGCCGGCGCCGCTCCCGGGACTGCCCGGCCGTGCGCAGCAGCCGGTGCATGGTCGACATCGAGCACAGGTAGCTGCCCTCGTCCAGCAGCGTCGCCCAGCACTGGGCCACGGACTTGTCGGCGAACCGGGCGCTGTTGAGCGTGGCCAGCACCTGCTCCCGCTCGGCGTCGGTGAGCGCGTTCGGCGGTGCCGACCGCGGCGGCTTGTCCTGCCGGGGCGCCGGTGGAATCTGGGCGCGGTAGTGCGTTGCGCGTGACCAGCCCAGCAGCGCACACGCCTGCGTGGTCGAGGTGTGCGCGGCCAGCTCGGCCACCGCTGGGGCGATCACTTCTTCGACGGCTTGTCGGTGTCCGCGCTCTCGGAGAGCAGTTCCAAGAGCGCGTGTGCTTTTCCCACAACGTCCAGGGCGGCCTTGGTCTTGGCCAGCTCGGCCTCGGCCCGCTCCGCGCGGGCCCGCAGCCGCTCGAGCTCGACCTGCTCCGGCGTTCGCTTGGCCGGCCGCGGGCGGCTCTCCAGCCCGGCCAGGGCGCCGGCGTCGCGGGCGCGGCGCCACTCGACCAGGTGCGAGGAGTACAGGCCTTCCCGGCGCAGCAGCGCGCCCCGCTGGCCGGGCTCGGTGGCGTCGTACTCGGCCAGGATCTGCAGCTTGTACTCGGCGGTGAAGGAACGCCGCCGGGGACGCTCGGCTCGAGGACTCACCTGTCCATCGTCGGTCACTGGCGCAGCGGAAAGGTCTGCCGTCGTCATCGTCATCGTGATCAACCTGTCTCGCCCTGTGCGGAGGGAGAAAGAACTACCCGAGGTGTCTCACGTCAGCCTGACGCACAGGGTCTGCCCTGCCGGAGTGTTGGTCATCTCAGCGGTCTGGTGGTAGTCCCAAGACGCTGACCGGTCCTCGATCTGTCCCGCCTGGACGGGAACCTTGTAGCTCGCTTCCATGTCTCCATTGCGGAGCTCGGACAAGACCTCATCGGGGGTCCCCGCGGCGCCGTCGATCCAGTCGTCGAGGACGACCACGAAC encodes the following:
- a CDS encoding cytochrome c oxidase assembly protein: MADSLVTAQAADRMRSRWPVLLPAAAAALLLTWLTLSAGSEEESSVAGLPGSDAGAAWLVPMVQLLNDLAAVMTAGCLLGAAVLLPGDRLLAAAGYRWVRTAGWSALVWSLLSLAAVPALLAEFLGRGLSGVTPTAVVQFVADSPQAQARLVVAVLAAVLAMAARVILSMGGTLGLLLVALLAALPPALVGHAGGTGGIYGPTAVALHVLGVVLWAGGLVALLVCRSISVGAAGAAVSRFSRLAGPLALLVGGSGVLTALTRLSDPAQALGSSYGLLVMIKLVAFVGLIVVGAWHRRWTMPALVAGRPAAFLRLLSVEVVLFGATMGVAVGLSRTPPPTPPAAAQGGGSHAAADVVVPAPPSPAALLDVHPGLVFPVLTAAAIGLYLAGVRRMSARGRPWPRLRTLAWSASWALVLLVTSSGLAGYGGVLSSVHVLQHFTLSLAAPLLMVLARPGRLAMTALRPSTGQDLRGPREWLVALRGRPVMGAALHPMVALPVYLVVNHSVYVSGLYGWLLRSEAADVVFFTLFLISGTLFFRALLGPAGPDTATAPRPPVVLAALAGWAAVHGAVALVVLRSGPLLAAEWWSQLLRLWGPMPIEDQQTAGRIAATYGVAMLFATVLAILWRRSRRPGAPPAAACSAAPVQGAPQVQGTR
- a CDS encoding multicopper oxidase family protein; this encodes MADSVRYPFYLLNGHLPTDPETFAARPGQRARIRLISAAGTTTFRVALGGHRLTVTHTDGFPVEPITVDNLHIGAGERYDVLVTLGDGAFPLVAVAEGHGAQALGVVRTASGAAPSAAAAPRELSGRLLRLTDLRAAPTVDQDDLPPDVTHTLHLTGDMFSFAWRINAQSYDHRRPFSGITPAAIREGQRVRLELVNQTPMYHPMHVHGHSFTVRGSGDLFPGATAGDLRDPARNRLPLFAGAVKDTVMVAPGERVIVDFTADNPGQWLTHCHNAYHMGTGMATIISYVATSSS
- a CDS encoding DUF2933 domain-containing protein produces the protein MLRSMRCCLNPKVIGGLIAAGVALWLMAPAASTAALPLLIALVCPLSMGVMMWQMNRGGGSCGASSGGRSAAAPSVDVDEELRQAREEVSIARARQQLGDRGNQAPA